The following proteins come from a genomic window of Nicotiana tomentosiformis chromosome 12, ASM39032v3, whole genome shotgun sequence:
- the LOC138902458 gene encoding uncharacterized protein: MWVKGLPFKVSFFMWRLWKEKLPLDDWFQRLGYIRTSRCWCCRHPKEEILPHVFLTSPAARFVWNYFGAPVGIKTQGKQLVQLINEWWNKAGNTCLKEVYQAMPSLIVWHLWKRMNSGKHGKTISFNILIYQISNSIQILLKVRRSGIKGVTTNWHDLHEKLANHVRKLRYIKFMWKLPSVGRIKCNTDGTCRGDNGGASYGFCIRDGIGDLIYAQADAVKETTNNIAETQAILEALRYIVQMSFPPFVIEKYSLLMKNVLDETWETPWSITNHVDEIKSLLSRGVFQLTHV; the protein is encoded by the coding sequence ATGTGGGTGAAGGGACTGCCTTTCAAAGTTAGCTTCTTTATGTGGAGATTATGGAAAGAAAAGCTACctttagatgactggttccaaAGACTGGGGTACATTAGAACTTCAAGATGTTGGTGTTGTAGACATCCTAAAGAAGAAATATTACCCCATGTCTTCTTGACATCACCAGCTGCTAGGTTTGTGTGGAATTATTTTGGTGCGCCTGTTGGGATAAAAACACAAGGTAAGCAGTTGGTACAATTGATAAACGAATGGTGGAACAAAGCAGGAAATACatgtttgaaggaagtatatcAAGCAATGCCAAGCTTGATTGTCTGGCACCTGTGGAAAAGGATGAATTCTGGAAAGCATGGGAAAACTATATCTTTTAATATACTGATTTATCAGATTTCAAATTCCATCCAAATTCTACTAAAAGTAAGGAGATCAGGCATCAAGGGTGTCACAACAAATTGGCATGACTTACATGAGAAGTTAGCCAACCATGTTCGAAAACTGAGATATATAAAGTTTATGTGGAAATTACCTTCTGTGGGTCGGATAAAATGCAATACGGATGGGACTTGTAGAGGAGACAATGGAGGAGCTTCATATGGTTTTTGTATAAGGGATGGAATAGGGGACCTCATCTATGCTCAGGCAGATGCAGTAAAGGAAACAACAAACAATATAGCTGAGACACAAGCAATTCTGGAGGCCCTAAGGTACATTGTTCAAATGTCATTCCCTCCATTTGTAATTGAAAAATATTCATTGCTTATGAAGAATGTGTTGGATGAAACTTGGGAAACACCTTGGAGCATAACAAACCATGTAGATGAAATCAAATCCTTATTGTCTAGGGGTGTATTCCAGCTAACTCATGTATAG